The window CCCGGGTCGCCGAGCAGGGCGGTCACGCACCCGGGGCGGGCCTCGAAGGTGAGGTCGTCCACCAGGGGCGGGAGTTCTCGACGGGGTGTACTGGTGAGTCCGATGGCCTGGAGCATCGCTTCTCTCGCGGGGTGTGAGACCGCTCTGCGGCAGCATGAGTACCGCAAGCAAGATAACGCGATATGTCCGATTTTCAACGCAGGGCGACCTCAGGCGCGTCGGTGTCGGCGACCTCAAGGACCACGGTGCCCACGCCCGGGTCCCGGTCCCGGTCCCGGGCAAGGCGGGGGCCACTCGCCGGGACCGTGGGGCGTCAGACCTCCGGACGCAGCATCGGCGGGTTGAGCAGGGTCGCTCCGCCCGCTCGGAACAGTTGGGCGGGCCGGCCTCCCTGACGGGTCGTCGTCCCCCCGGCCGGCACGAGGAACCCGGGGGTCCCGGTGACCTTGCGGTGGAAGTTGCGCGGGTCGAGTGCCACGCCCCACACGGCCTCGTACACCCGTCGCAGCTCGCCGACGGTGAACTCGGGAGGGCAGAAGGCGGTGGCCAGGGAGGAGTACTCGATCTTGGATCGCGCCCGCTCGACGCCGTCGGCGAGGATGCGTTCGTGGTCGAAGGCGAGCCCGGCGGGAGCCGCCCCGCCCGCCGCGAGGAGTTCGTCGACGGGGGCCCAGCGGGCGCTGTTCGCGTCGCCACCCGCGCGAGGCGCGGGGAGATCCGGTGCCAGCACCAGGTGAGCCACGCTGACCACCCGCATCCGGGGGTCGCGCTTCGGGTCGCCGTAGGTGGCGAGCTGTTCGAGGTGCGCCCCGTTGTCCACGTCCGGCACGGCCGGGTCGTGGGCGCACAGGCCGGTTTCCTCGGCGAGTTCCCTGGCCGCTGCGCCGGCGAGGTCCTCGTCATCGCGTACGAAGCCTCCGGGCAGCGCCCAGCGTCCTTGGAACGGCTGCTCACCCCGTCGGACGACCAGCGCGCAGAGCGCGTGACGCTGCACGGTGAGCACGACCAGGTCGACGGTGACGGCAAAGGGCGGGAAGGCCGACGGGTCGTAGGGCGACATGCCGCGATCATAGTCGTCTGCCTGACGATAAACAGAGCTTTGGTGATCCCGGCGACAGTGATCCGAAACTCAGCCTCCCAGTTGGAGCGCATCGGCGGCCTCCTCCACCATCCCGAGGCCGAGGCGGCTGACCCGGACGCCGAACGGTTGCTCGGACACCCGCAGGCCCGAGAACCTCAGGGAGCCGAGCGGGGCGCCGGGGAGCGGGTGCAGGGCGACCGTGCCGGCGGGGGCGTCCGGGCGGATCCCGGCGAGGGCGACCAGCGCGTGGACGCCTCCGGCGGCGGCCACGGCGGCCGGCCGGCAGGCCGCGGGGTGCGGGAGCGGTGCGCTGCCCGTGGTGCGCTGCTCGGCGGCGTACATCTCCGGCAACCGGTACCCGAAGGTCTCGGCGGCGTCGAGAAGTCCCCGCAGCAGTCCGGCGGCCTCTTTCTCGAAGCCCGCCTGGGCCAGGCCGGAGAGCGCGACGACGCTCTCGTGGACCCGTACCGCCCCCGAGCGGTGCCCGAACGGATTGTGGCCGGGCTCTCGGCTCGCCATGCTCCGCAGGCCCCATCCCGAGTCCATCGCGGGTGCTCCGAGGAGCCGGGCCAGTTGCTCGGTGCGCGTGCGGTCCAGCAGGCCAGGGGCCGTCCGGCCGCCGCTCAGCAGCCCGGTGTCCAGCAGGTGCGCGGCGGCGCCTGTCAGACGGGGAAGGGGGCGGCCGTCGGGATGCAGGGCCGCCGCGGGACGCCCGCCGTCCGGGCCGTCGATCCAGAACTCCGCCCGGAACATCTCCCGCAGCCGGGCCGCGCGATCCCGCCATTCCTCGGCGCCGGGTCGCCCGCATCCGGTGAGGAGGTCGGCCCCGAGCAGCGCGGCCCGGTGTACGTGGGCCTGGGTTTCGCAGCGTCGTGGACCCGGGTCGGGGTCGGCCAGGAACCCGTCCTCCCCCAGCGCTCCGCGGAGCCATTCCAGGCAGCGTTCCGCGGTGGGCAGCAGCCGGGCCACCTCCTCCTCGGGCAGACCCCAGAGTCGGGCCTCGGCGAGGACCACGGGGAAGGCGAGCGTGGCCTCGGTCCCGGTGCATCCGGGCGGCAACTGCGGTCCTGCCCCGCGCAGCGGTCCCGGGATCATCCCGGCTCCGGGTCCGCGCCCCTCGACCTGGCTGCGGGCGAGGACGCGCAGGGTGGCCGCGGCGAGCCCGGTGCCGAGCGGCAACGCCATGCGGGCGGCCCACAACGACTCCGCCTGCGCCAGGCCGAGCCGCCAGGGCGCTCCCGCCGCGACGAAGGCGTCGCCCGGCTGATCGGGGTCTCTCAGCAGCAGCGCGCCGAGGTCTTCCACGCTCGTCCGGAACCATGCCTCGACTCTCGGGTCGTCACCCTCCGCCCGGGCTTCGGCCAAGGGGTTGGCCACCTGGCCGGCCGACGCCCGCGCGGTGCGGTCCCGGCCGGTCCGCAGTTCGATGGTGCGGGCCTCGCCAGGGCCCAGTTCGAGTTGCCAGCGCAGCAGTCCGGACGAGGCGAGCGCGTCGTCGGGGGCGGGTTCGGCGGTGATGACGGCCTGGGTGCCGCCCGTGCTCCAGCGCAGCCCGGCCGCGTGCACGGCGGCGGGGAGCTCGGGCCCGGCGCGGCCTGCGGCGATCGCGGCCAGTTCGGCCAGGTCGGTACCGAGCGCCAGCTCCACGGGGAGGCGTACGGAACGGGCGGCGTAGCTGCGCAGGGTGATCCGTTCGGTGCCGTCGGCGTGCCGGACTCGCTCGACGCCGATGTCGGGGTCGGGACCGGCCTCGGCTCCGGTGCGGACCGTGGCGGTGAAGGCGGCCCGGTCGGCGCCGAGGCTGCGCCCCTGCACCGCCACCGGGTCCCTGCCGCCGACGCGCAGCACGCATCGGGAGAGGATCCGCAGCCCGGCGCGGTAGACCCCGTCGATCCCCCGCCCGGTCAGCTGGCCGTGCTCGGGCGAGATGGCCAGGCACGGTGCGGCGAGGCAGATGACGGCTCCGTGCACGGGCGGCAGCTCGGGCCTGCGGGCGGGTGGTACGGGGTGGGCCATGCGTCGCCTTGTCTGCGCTCCGGTCGGTTTCGCTGGGCGGCGGCGCGGCCGGGCCCCCACCACCCCACAGCTGAACGCCCTCACCCCCGCCCGGGTCACGGGCTCCGGCGGTGGCTGTCCCCGGCGTGGGTCCGGTGGGCGACCGAGGGCGCCGCGCAGTCGTCGCAGCAGAGGGCCCCGGTCGCGAATCACTGCTCGCTCCTCGTGGTGGGGCGGGCGTCCCCGCGCTCGGCCTTGGTGCGCCGTCCGGGTGGGCGGCCGGCTCCGACCGGTCGCTTGCGTCGGGGCTCCCTGCGCCGTCGTTCCTCGCGCAGGCACTGCCGCAGGCCCTCCGGGTCGATGCCCTCGTTGCAGGCGTGGTGGAGCAGTTGGGCGAAGCGGTAGTCGGCGTCGGCGCGCAGGGCCAGGTCGAGCGCGATGCGGGCGGTCGGTTCGTCCCCGGTGGACCAGGAGACCCATCCTGCGAGGGTGAGCGGGGCCGCGGCGTGCTCGGCGTAGATCCCGACGCAGCGCCGGGCCAGGGCGCGCCACAGGCGCAGCGCGGGCCCTGCCTCCTCGCCCTCCATCCATTCGGCGGCGATGTCGCGGATCTCTCGGTCCTGCAAGCCGATGATCACGGCGGCCGCCTCGTCGTGTCCCAGCAGCGCGTCGTCCCGGTCGTCCCCACCGGAGCCCGTCTCCGCAGGCGGGGGCGACGTCATGCGCCGCATGAGGGTCCGGGCCAGGGTGATGGTCTCGGCGCCGATCTCCTCGCGCGTGGCTCCGTCGAGGATCTTCGGCACCAGGGCGACGGAGGCCCGTTCCAGCGCCGCCTCCTGTTCCCTGGCCGCTGCTCCGCGCAGTGGGGTCAGCCTTCCCTCGATCTCCTTCAGGGAGCCCCTGACCTGGAGTCCGGCGAAGGTGGCGGCGGCAGCCATCACGGAGGTGCCGGGCATGACCAGCGGGTTGCCCTCGGCCGGGCAGCAGCGCGCGTCGGGGCAGACGTAGGACCAGTAGCGGCCTTCGGAGAGGCACAGGGCCTCCAGGACGGGCACGTCCAGCGCCCCGCAGGCCACGCGGAGTCGTTGGGCGAGGGGCCGCAACCGAGTCATCACGCGCTGTCCGCTCTCTCCGTCGCGCGGGTCGTGGCAGAGGAAGACGACGATGCCGTCGGGCTTGCCGCCGCGTCGTTCGCTGCCCCGGACCAGGGTTTCGGCGACCTGTCGGGCTGTTTCCTCCCATTCCGTCGGTGCGGCGGGAATCCCGACGCGCAGCCGACCGCCGAAGCGCCCGCCCTCGCCGTGGACGGCGACCATGACGAGGGAGTCGGTCGGGTGGAAGCCGAGCATGTAGGGCAGCGCGTCGGCCAGTTCCGCCGGGCTGCGCAGGGTGATCTGGGATTCGATGGACGGTCCGGACGTGCCCTTGGACGGCTGGTCGGACGGGCTTGGTACCGCGTGGTTGGTCGTCATGCGTCGACGGTCCCGTGCGGGGGCGAATCGCGAAACCCCTGTGGATAACTCCCCGAATCAGACCTAACTGGTCCAATCTTCAATATCCACAGGCCGGGGCCGGCATTGGCGCGATGTCGGCGCCATCAGGTTGCATGGGGGCATGAACCCAGACCTGAGGTCCTCAGCCGATTCCGTACTCGCCCGCCTGGTGGGCGATCCGACGGGCACCGCTCGGCTGCGCGAGGACCAGTGGCGGGCGATCGAGGCCCTCGTCGCGCACAAGCGGCGAGCGCTCGTGGTGCAGCGCACGGGGTGGGGCAAGTCCGCCGTGTACTTCGTCGCCACTTCCCTCCTGCGGGCGAGCGGCGCCGGCCCCACCGTGATCGTCTCGCCGCTGCTCGCGCTGATGCGCAATCAGGTCGAGGCCGCCGCCCGGGCCGGCATCCGCGCCCGCACGATCAACTCGGCCAACCCCGAGGAATGGGAGGGCATCCAGGCCGAGGTCGCCGCCGGCGAGGTCGATGTCCTGCTGGTGAGCCCCGAGCGACTCAACAACCCGGACTTCCGCGACCAGGTCCTCCCCAAGCTCTCGGCCGCGACGGGCCTGCTCGTGGTCGACGAGGCCCACTGCATCTCCGACTGGGGCCACGACTTCCGCCCCGACTACCGCAGGCTGCGCACGATGCTGGCCGATCTCCCTCCGGGGGTTCCGGTACTGGCCACGACCGCCACGGCCAATGCCCGGGTCACCGCCGACGTCGCGGAGCAACTGGGCACCGGCGCCGGCACGGACGCACTCGTGCTGCGGGGCGCGCTGGACCGGGAGAGCCTGAGCCTCTCGGTGCTCGCCCTGCCCGACGCCGCGCACCGGCTGGCGTGGCTCGCCGACCACCTCACCGACCTTCCGGGGTCCGGGATCATCTACACCCTGACGGTGGCCGCGGCCGAGGAGGTCACCGCCTACCTGCGCCACCGCGGTCACACCGTCTCCTCGTACACCGGCAAGACCGAGAACGCCGACCGCGAGCAGGCGGAGAACGATCTCCAGGCCAACCGGGTCAAGGCGCTGGTGGCCACCTCGGCCCTGGGCATGGGCTTCGACAAGCCCGACCTCGGCTTCGTGGTGCACCTGGGGTCGCCCTCCTCTCCCATCGCCTACTACCAGCAGGTGGGCCGCGCCGGCCGCGGCGTGGAGCACGCGGAGGTCCTGTTGCTGCCGGGCCGGGAGGACGAGGCCATCTGGCAGTACTTCGCCTCCGTGGCCTTCCCGCCGGAGGAGCAGGTCCGCCGCACCCTCGACGTGCTGGCCCAGGCGGGCCGGCCGCTGTCGTTGCCCGCCCTGGAGCCGCTGGTCGATCTGCGCCGCACCCGCCTGGAGACGATGCTCAAGGTGCTCGACGTGGACGGCGCGGTGCACCGGGTCAAGGGCGGCTGGACCTCGACGGGCGAACCGTGGGCGTACGACGCCGAGCGCTACGCGTGGGTGGCCCGTCAGCGTTCCGCCGAGCAGCAGGCCATGCGCGACTACGCGGCGACCGACGGCTGCCGCATGGAGTTCCTGCGCCGCCAGCTCGACGACGAGGAGGCCGCACCCTGCGGCCGGTGCGACAACTGCGCCGGGGCCCGGTTCACCGCCGAGGTCTCCGGCACGGCTCTGGACACCGCCCGGGGCGAGCTGGGGCGTCCGGGCGTGGAGTTGGAGCCGCGCAAGATGTGGCCGACCGGGCTCGTGGCGGTGGGCGTGGACCTCAAGGGCCGGATCCCCGCCGGGGAGCAGTCCGCCACCGGCCGGGCGCTGGGACGCCTCTCCGACATCGGCTGGGGCAACCGACTCCGCCCGATGCTCGCCCCGCAGGCCCCCGACCAGCCCGTTCCGGACGATGTCGCGCAGGCCGTGGTGGCCGTCCTGGCCGACTGGGCGCGGGGGCCGGGCGGCTGGGCCTCCGGGGCCGCGGACGCCCCCGCCCGTCCGGCGGGTGTGGTCTGCCTGCCGTCGCGCTCGCGTCCCCAGTTGGTCGGCTCGCTCGCCGCGCGGATCGCGGAGATCGGGCGGATGCCGTTGCTGGGCTCGCTCGCGTACACCGACCAGGCACCGGAGTTCGGTCTGCCTTCGTCGAACAGTGCCCAACGCGTCCGGGGACTCCACCAGGCCTTGACGGTGCCTCCGGCCCTCGCGGCGACACTGGCCGAGACTCCGGGTCCGGTTCTCCTCGTGGACGACCGCGCGGAGAGCGGTTGGACGCTCGCGGTGGCTGCCAGGCTGCTTCGCCGGGCCGGTGCGAAGGGGGTGTTTCCGCTGGTACTCGCGCTCCAGCCGTAACGGATGCGTCATCCTCGGCGTGGCGGGGCAAGGATATGAGCGGCATACCGGCGAATTCCGGTCGGCGGCCGCAAATGCTCATTGCCCCATCCTCGCGGGCCACGCGAGAATCGGAGTGCTCCCGCTCGGCTCGCCGGCACTCTCCAGGGCCGTGCTGCGGCGCGCCCGCATCCCAGCCGTGCCCGTACGCGGGCGTGTACCCGAAGGGAGGACCGTGACCTTCGGTTTCGCCCCGAGCTCCACCACGTCCCTGACAACGGCCACCGGCGGCGCCATCCGGCACGGAAGACTTCTCGAACCGGCCGAGTGGACGTCGGCGGGGGTGCCCCTGCTGACCAATCCCCGCGAGATCGTCACCGGCCTGCACGCCCGGCACGGTCCGGTGCCGACCACCGCGGTGATCGCCGTCCTCGGTCCCGACGAACGCCTGGTCGCCAGCGCCTCGTTCGTCCAGCGGACGGCCTCGGCGGACGGCTGGGAGTACCGCAACGCCCTGCTGTCGCGGTTGCGCCGCGTGCTCCCGCACGACCTGCGTCGACGGACGCCGGTGCGGACGGCGGTGCTGATGTACTGCCGGGACGGCGACGAGCGGTGGACCGAGGAGGACGGGGCCTGGATGTGGGGGCTGCGCGACGCCTGCACGCTGCACGGGCTGCGTTGTGGCGCCTACATCACGCTGACGCCGGGCGGCTGGCAGGTCCTGGGTGAGGATCGTGGCGGGCGGCGGCCCGGATCAAACTCCCGGCCGGAGCCGCTGGGCTCGACCGTGGCGGAGTTCGCCCCGATGAGCCTGCGGACCGGCGGCGGCGCGGCCGAGGCGCTGCGGCGTACCGCCGCGCGCTGAATCGGGCGTACCGCGCATCGCACGCCCGAGCACGGAACGCGTACCCGCGCGGCATCCGCAGGACCGCGACATCCGCGCACCCGCGACTTGCGTGCACCCGCGGAATCCGTGCACC of the Streptomyces sp. NBC_01426 genome contains:
- a CDS encoding NUDIX hydrolase, which gives rise to MSPYDPSAFPPFAVTVDLVVLTVQRHALCALVVRRGEQPFQGRWALPGGFVRDDEDLAGAAARELAEETGLCAHDPAVPDVDNGAHLEQLATYGDPKRDPRMRVVSVAHLVLAPDLPAPRAGGDANSARWAPVDELLAAGGAAPAGLAFDHERILADGVERARSKIEYSSLATAFCPPEFTVGELRRVYEAVWGVALDPRNFHRKVTGTPGFLVPAGGTTTRQGGRPAQLFRAGGATLLNPPMLRPEV
- a CDS encoding glycogen debranching N-terminal domain-containing protein; the encoded protein is MAHPVPPARRPELPPVHGAVICLAAPCLAISPEHGQLTGRGIDGVYRAGLRILSRCVLRVGGRDPVAVQGRSLGADRAAFTATVRTGAEAGPDPDIGVERVRHADGTERITLRSYAARSVRLPVELALGTDLAELAAIAAGRAGPELPAAVHAAGLRWSTGGTQAVITAEPAPDDALASSGLLRWQLELGPGEARTIELRTGRDRTARASAGQVANPLAEARAEGDDPRVEAWFRTSVEDLGALLLRDPDQPGDAFVAAGAPWRLGLAQAESLWAARMALPLGTGLAAATLRVLARSQVEGRGPGAGMIPGPLRGAGPQLPPGCTGTEATLAFPVVLAEARLWGLPEEEVARLLPTAERCLEWLRGALGEDGFLADPDPGPRRCETQAHVHRAALLGADLLTGCGRPGAEEWRDRAARLREMFRAEFWIDGPDGGRPAAALHPDGRPLPRLTGAAAHLLDTGLLSGGRTAPGLLDRTRTEQLARLLGAPAMDSGWGLRSMASREPGHNPFGHRSGAVRVHESVVALSGLAQAGFEKEAAGLLRGLLDAAETFGYRLPEMYAAEQRTTGSAPLPHPAACRPAAVAAAGGVHALVALAGIRPDAPAGTVALHPLPGAPLGSLRFSGLRVSEQPFGVRVSRLGLGMVEEAADALQLGG
- a CDS encoding DUF4192 domain-containing protein translates to MTTNHAVPSPSDQPSKGTSGPSIESQITLRSPAELADALPYMLGFHPTDSLVMVAVHGEGGRFGGRLRVGIPAAPTEWEETARQVAETLVRGSERRGGKPDGIVVFLCHDPRDGESGQRVMTRLRPLAQRLRVACGALDVPVLEALCLSEGRYWSYVCPDARCCPAEGNPLVMPGTSVMAAAATFAGLQVRGSLKEIEGRLTPLRGAAAREQEAALERASVALVPKILDGATREEIGAETITLARTLMRRMTSPPPAETGSGGDDRDDALLGHDEAAAVIIGLQDREIRDIAAEWMEGEEAGPALRLWRALARRCVGIYAEHAAAPLTLAGWVSWSTGDEPTARIALDLALRADADYRFAQLLHHACNEGIDPEGLRQCLREERRRREPRRKRPVGAGRPPGRRTKAERGDARPTTRSEQ
- a CDS encoding RecQ family ATP-dependent DNA helicase; this translates as MNPDLRSSADSVLARLVGDPTGTARLREDQWRAIEALVAHKRRALVVQRTGWGKSAVYFVATSLLRASGAGPTVIVSPLLALMRNQVEAAARAGIRARTINSANPEEWEGIQAEVAAGEVDVLLVSPERLNNPDFRDQVLPKLSAATGLLVVDEAHCISDWGHDFRPDYRRLRTMLADLPPGVPVLATTATANARVTADVAEQLGTGAGTDALVLRGALDRESLSLSVLALPDAAHRLAWLADHLTDLPGSGIIYTLTVAAAEEVTAYLRHRGHTVSSYTGKTENADREQAENDLQANRVKALVATSALGMGFDKPDLGFVVHLGSPSSPIAYYQQVGRAGRGVEHAEVLLLPGREDEAIWQYFASVAFPPEEQVRRTLDVLAQAGRPLSLPALEPLVDLRRTRLETMLKVLDVDGAVHRVKGGWTSTGEPWAYDAERYAWVARQRSAEQQAMRDYAATDGCRMEFLRRQLDDEEAAPCGRCDNCAGARFTAEVSGTALDTARGELGRPGVELEPRKMWPTGLVAVGVDLKGRIPAGEQSATGRALGRLSDIGWGNRLRPMLAPQAPDQPVPDDVAQAVVAVLADWARGPGGWASGAADAPARPAGVVCLPSRSRPQLVGSLAARIAEIGRMPLLGSLAYTDQAPEFGLPSSNSAQRVRGLHQALTVPPALAATLAETPGPVLLVDDRAESGWTLAVAARLLRRAGAKGVFPLVLALQP